A single Thermanaerothrix sp. DNA region contains:
- the topA gene encoding type I DNA topoisomerase has product MAAKGASKAAGASSSKKKPPSAKGGAKGSRGESALKGATGGTLVVVESPTKAKSLGKMLGSGYTVEASLGHVMDLPKGRLGVDVDNRFEPEYIQVRGKAPLIKRLKELAKGAERVLLASDPDREGEAIAWHLGTLLGVDLASPCRVRVHEITPAGVAAALEDVDNLDMNKVYAQQARRVLDRLVGYKLSPLLWSKLQRGLSAGRVQSVALRLVCERQDEIDAFVPEEYWLVEVDALSEDGRSYTLKLEREDGRPLRLKDRSEAERVRDLIGANPLVVASFKSREGLRRPMPPFKTSTLQQEASRRLGYGPRRTMRIAQSLFEGVEIPGRGPVGLITYMRTDSLRLSDEAVGAFRSYVAGRFGEENLSKGPNQFSQKGRSQDAHEAIRPTDVTLEPEALREHLTTEQYRLYDLIWRRAVASQMADAKVRTNTLEVRCGTLGLKCSGVEVVFQGWGVLWPLGVKDKDVPSAREGEELKAGEVRLEQRFTQPPGRYTEAGLIKELEEKGIGRPSTYATIIETLSDRGYVDRDEEKRLAPTTLGRYVNSFLVRHFPEVVQVDFTARMEDQLDLIEAGELEWRRPIEEFYGPFEEKLEQVQRSAERMSVPPEQTGELCPDCGRPLVVKRGRFGEFVGCSGYPECRFTKRKETSTGFQCPKCGEGVLVVRKASKGKGKGRSFYGCSRYPQCDYASWKKPSKGGDVTEVSDEV; this is encoded by the coding sequence ATGGCCGCAAAGGGTGCTTCCAAGGCTGCTGGGGCCTCTTCTTCCAAGAAGAAGCCCCCTTCTGCTAAGGGGGGGGCCAAGGGATCCCGCGGGGAGTCCGCCCTTAAGGGTGCAACGGGAGGCACCCTGGTGGTGGTGGAGTCCCCCACCAAGGCCAAGAGCCTGGGCAAGATGTTGGGGTCGGGGTACACCGTGGAGGCTAGCCTGGGGCACGTGATGGACCTTCCCAAGGGAAGGCTTGGGGTCGACGTGGACAACCGCTTTGAGCCCGAGTACATCCAGGTGAGGGGTAAGGCCCCGCTGATAAAGCGTCTTAAGGAGCTGGCCAAGGGGGCTGAGCGGGTTTTGCTGGCCTCGGACCCGGACCGGGAGGGAGAGGCCATAGCCTGGCACCTTGGGACGCTGCTTGGGGTGGACCTCGCCTCCCCCTGCCGGGTTAGGGTCCACGAGATAACCCCCGCGGGGGTGGCGGCGGCCCTGGAGGACGTGGACAACCTGGACATGAACAAGGTGTACGCCCAGCAGGCCAGGAGGGTGCTGGACCGCCTGGTGGGCTACAAGCTTAGCCCCCTGCTCTGGTCCAAGCTCCAGCGGGGCTTAAGCGCCGGCAGGGTGCAGTCGGTGGCATTGAGGCTGGTGTGCGAAAGGCAGGATGAGATAGACGCCTTCGTGCCAGAGGAGTACTGGCTGGTGGAGGTGGACGCCCTTTCGGAGGACGGAAGGAGCTACACTTTGAAGCTTGAGCGGGAGGACGGCAGGCCCTTAAGGCTCAAGGACCGCTCCGAGGCGGAGCGGGTGAGGGATCTTATAGGGGCCAACCCGCTGGTGGTGGCCTCCTTCAAGAGCCGTGAGGGCTTAAGGCGTCCCATGCCCCCCTTTAAGACCAGCACCCTGCAGCAGGAGGCCTCAAGGCGGCTGGGTTACGGCCCCAGGAGGACCATGAGGATCGCCCAGTCCCTCTTCGAGGGGGTTGAGATACCTGGCAGGGGCCCGGTGGGGCTCATAACCTACATGAGGACCGACAGCCTTAGGCTCTCCGACGAGGCCGTAGGAGCCTTCAGGTCCTACGTGGCGGGCCGTTTCGGGGAGGAGAACCTTTCCAAGGGGCCCAACCAGTTCTCCCAGAAGGGCAGGAGCCAGGACGCCCACGAGGCCATACGGCCCACCGACGTTACTTTGGAGCCTGAGGCTTTGAGGGAGCACCTTACCACGGAGCAGTACCGGCTTTACGACCTCATATGGAGGCGGGCGGTGGCGAGCCAGATGGCGGACGCCAAGGTGCGGACCAACACCCTGGAGGTCCGGTGCGGAACCTTGGGGCTTAAGTGTTCCGGGGTGGAGGTGGTCTTTCAGGGCTGGGGAGTCCTGTGGCCCTTGGGGGTTAAGGACAAGGACGTGCCCTCCGCCAGGGAGGGGGAGGAGCTTAAGGCAGGGGAAGTGAGGCTTGAGCAGCGCTTCACCCAGCCGCCGGGTCGGTACACCGAGGCGGGGCTCATAAAGGAGCTGGAGGAGAAGGGCATAGGAAGGCCCTCCACCTACGCCACCATAATCGAGACCCTATCGGACCGGGGTTACGTGGACCGGGACGAGGAGAAGCGCCTTGCCCCCACCACCCTTGGAAGGTACGTGAACTCCTTCCTGGTTAGGCACTTCCCGGAGGTGGTGCAGGTGGACTTCACCGCCCGAATGGAGGACCAGCTGGACCTAATAGAGGCGGGGGAGCTGGAGTGGAGGCGCCCCATAGAGGAGTTTTACGGCCCCTTTGAGGAGAAGCTTGAGCAGGTGCAGCGGTCCGCCGAGAGGATGTCGGTCCCGCCGGAGCAGACCGGGGAGCTGTGCCCCGACTGCGGCAGGCCCCTGGTGGTTAAGCGAGGCCGGTTCGGGGAGTTCGTGGGGTGCAGCGGTTATCCCGAGTGCCGGTTCACCAAGCGCAAGGAGACCTCCACGGGATTTCAGTGCCCCAAGTGCGGCGAAGGGGTTTTGGTGGTGAGGAAGGCCTCCAAGGGAAAGGGCAAGGGGAGGAGCTTCTACGGCTGTTCTAGGTACCCCCAGTGCGACTATGCCTCCTGGAAGAAGCCCTCCAAGGGCGGGGACGTTACGGAGGTGTCCGATGAGGTTTGA
- the dprA gene encoding DNA-processing protein DprA: protein MKDLDFMRALLCLNRLFEGRAGYHLRMWMEKGRLPQELLRSRGAFVQGGFREELFPKARSLFSSPWADEEMERCCGIGVDLVFMGQEGYPGQLMDLKSPPAVLYVKGTLRRVPGSLDRAVAVVGTRKASGYGLTVARCIGEALGSRGIWTLSGGAAGIDGAAHGGALSAGGPTCAVLGTGVDVVFPSSHGELFRSIAQSGCLMSEYPLGTKGAQWRFPLRNRILAALAGKTVVVEAPRRSGAIITASHALELGREVWAVPGRIGEAGCEGSNMLIYDGALALADIGLLGLGGCPKKDEDGEADNKGKPLDPVDRTILDLLAQKGDRTVDNLAVECKIGAAGLMSRLSLLEARGLVYSPFPGRFSLTPNGLEGLRGEDF, encoded by the coding sequence ATGAAGGACCTTGACTTCATGCGGGCCCTTCTGTGCCTTAACCGGCTCTTCGAGGGTCGGGCGGGGTACCACCTTCGCATGTGGATGGAGAAGGGCCGGCTGCCCCAGGAGCTTTTAAGGAGCCGAGGGGCCTTTGTTCAGGGGGGCTTCAGGGAGGAGCTTTTCCCCAAGGCCCGGTCCCTGTTCTCGTCCCCTTGGGCCGATGAGGAGATGGAGCGGTGTTGCGGCATTGGGGTGGACCTTGTGTTCATGGGGCAGGAGGGTTATCCCGGTCAACTCATGGATCTAAAGTCCCCCCCGGCGGTGTTGTACGTGAAGGGTACCTTAAGAAGGGTTCCGGGGAGTTTGGACCGGGCGGTTGCGGTGGTGGGCACCCGCAAGGCGTCGGGCTACGGGTTGACGGTGGCTCGGTGCATAGGCGAGGCCCTGGGTTCCCGTGGGATATGGACCTTAAGCGGCGGCGCCGCGGGGATTGACGGCGCCGCCCACGGAGGGGCCTTGAGCGCCGGCGGCCCCACCTGCGCGGTGCTTGGCACGGGGGTGGACGTGGTGTTCCCCTCCTCCCACGGGGAGCTCTTCCGGAGCATAGCCCAAAGTGGATGCCTCATGAGCGAGTATCCCCTTGGCACGAAGGGAGCCCAGTGGCGCTTTCCCCTTAGGAACCGGATACTGGCGGCCCTGGCGGGCAAGACCGTGGTGGTGGAGGCCCCGAGGAGGAGCGGGGCCATCATAACCGCGTCCCATGCCCTGGAGCTTGGGCGGGAGGTTTGGGCCGTTCCCGGCAGGATCGGGGAGGCGGGCTGCGAGGGGTCCAACATGCTCATATACGATGGGGCCCTGGCGTTGGCGGACATAGGCCTGTTGGGCCTTGGGGGATGCCCCAAGAAGGATGAGGACGGAGAGGCCGACAATAAGGGAAAACCCTTGGATCCCGTGGACAGGACCATATTGGACCTCCTTGCCCAAAAGGGGGATCGGACTGTTGACAACCTGGCTGTTGAATGTAAAATCGGCGCCGCCGGCTTGATGAGCCGCCTTAGCCTTTTGGAGGCCCGAGGGCTGGTGTACAGCCCCTTCCCCGGGCGTTTCAGCCTGACCCCCAATGGTCTTGAAGGGTTGCGTGGCGAGGATTTTTAG